One stretch of Schlesneria sp. DSM 10557 DNA includes these proteins:
- a CDS encoding carboxypeptidase-like regulatory domain-containing protein, whose protein sequence is MNRLSRHAFVGLILSSVIFEFGCGASAKKPVEQLAPVTGRVTIQGTPHEGIQVIFTPQRDTKNSRGGTAVTDKDGKFEARNYQNLVGLPPGDYAVTFSWMQTQDGLPVDSSRPPIPGVTAVEKIAPLWNDPKKVSKHNFLQVSDGGKFDLEYKITTQK, encoded by the coding sequence ATGAACCGTCTGTCGCGCCATGCATTCGTAGGTTTGATTCTGTCTTCCGTGATTTTCGAATTTGGGTGCGGAGCATCCGCTAAAAAACCCGTCGAACAACTCGCTCCAGTCACTGGCCGTGTCACAATTCAGGGAACTCCACACGAGGGGATCCAAGTGATCTTCACCCCTCAGCGAGACACCAAGAACAGTCGCGGCGGTACCGCTGTTACGGACAAGGACGGCAAGTTCGAGGCGAGAAACTACCAGAATTTAGTCGGCCTCCCACCAGGAGACTACGCGGTCACATTCTCCTGGATGCAGACACAAGATGGATTACCCGTCGACTCCAGCCGACCACCGATTCCTGGTGTCACTGCGGTAGAAAAGATCGCCCCTCTTTGGAATGACCCCAAAAAGGTATCGAAGCACAACTTTCTGCAAGTTTCCGACGGCGGAAAGTTTGACCTCGAGTACAAGATTACGACTCAAAAATAA
- a CDS encoding FG-GAP repeat domain-containing protein, producing the protein MTTVFRLGFVGTLLTASLVAVTALGFVMFGVDPSEISFTGQNTEEAVERQVIDFCGACHVVPRPDALPRSSWGEEIEKAFERYRVSGRSDLKVPSQSRVTKYFLQRAVEMLPIPNAPDGSPSPVLFRPESQPLPNQYGSTAVSYLDAIHVSPGVDTQMDLLLCDMGNGSVNCFSWHDGEMSRSELGRVNHPAHVVPCDYDQDGNQDFLIADLGMLKPTDELLGSVTLLRSSGSDRPLEAISILDNVARVADAQPADLDGDGDLDFVVAEFGFEKVGRLIWLETLSITHGRPETRLHLIDARHGAIRATPVDLDGDGDLDLVAMFGQEHEAIIAYLNDGAGSFEPRTLYQADSPSSGSTGLELADLDGDLDLDVLFTNGDTLDTMQIKPYHGVNWLENLGDGQFAYHRLAELPGAVRAIPGDLDGDGRMDIVAVAFCPPFLRYQVRPQALDTVIWLKQIRPGEYQRYSLERSNAGPYPVAAGSMSITAGDFDHDGDLDFTIGQFNPYETPSVRSTELQRKWFTVYWNEGMPEQVDREINQTSD; encoded by the coding sequence ATGACGACTGTTTTTCGCTTAGGTTTTGTCGGCACACTGCTGACAGCGAGTCTGGTGGCCGTCACGGCACTCGGGTTCGTCATGTTCGGGGTCGATCCTTCCGAGATTTCCTTCACGGGACAGAACACCGAGGAGGCTGTTGAGCGGCAGGTGATTGATTTTTGTGGTGCCTGTCACGTTGTTCCCCGTCCTGACGCTCTTCCTCGAAGTTCATGGGGGGAAGAAATTGAAAAGGCGTTCGAGCGGTATCGAGTTTCAGGTCGATCGGATCTCAAGGTTCCCAGTCAATCACGAGTTACAAAGTATTTCTTGCAGCGGGCGGTTGAGATGTTGCCCATCCCTAATGCTCCTGATGGCTCCCCCAGCCCGGTTCTGTTTCGCCCGGAATCTCAGCCTTTGCCGAATCAATATGGTTCCACAGCCGTTTCGTACCTGGATGCCATCCACGTCAGCCCTGGTGTTGATACTCAAATGGATCTGCTGTTGTGTGATATGGGCAACGGAAGCGTGAATTGCTTTTCCTGGCACGACGGCGAGATGTCCCGTTCAGAACTGGGCCGCGTCAATCATCCTGCTCATGTTGTCCCATGTGATTACGATCAGGATGGAAATCAGGATTTTCTGATTGCCGACCTTGGGATGCTGAAGCCGACGGATGAACTACTGGGATCAGTTACATTGCTACGGTCGTCAGGTTCAGACCGTCCGTTGGAAGCGATCTCGATCCTCGACAATGTCGCACGGGTTGCGGATGCTCAACCTGCGGATTTGGATGGAGACGGTGACCTTGATTTTGTCGTCGCGGAATTCGGATTTGAGAAAGTAGGTCGGTTGATCTGGTTGGAGACTTTATCAATCACGCACGGTCGACCAGAAACCCGGCTGCACCTGATCGATGCGCGACATGGCGCGATCAGAGCCACTCCCGTCGATCTGGACGGTGATGGTGATCTGGATCTCGTGGCGATGTTCGGTCAGGAGCACGAGGCGATCATCGCGTACCTCAACGACGGGGCGGGCAGTTTCGAGCCGAGGACACTCTACCAGGCTGACAGTCCTTCCTCTGGAAGCACTGGTTTAGAACTGGCGGATCTCGACGGCGATCTCGATCTGGATGTGCTCTTCACGAATGGTGATACGCTCGACACGATGCAGATCAAACCTTATCACGGCGTCAACTGGCTGGAAAACCTGGGTGACGGGCAGTTCGCGTATCACAGACTGGCCGAACTTCCCGGTGCAGTGCGAGCAATCCCGGGAGATCTCGACGGTGACGGCAGGATGGATATCGTCGCCGTCGCATTCTGTCCCCCGTTTCTTCGTTATCAGGTGCGACCTCAAGCACTCGATACGGTCATCTGGTTGAAACAGATTCGACCGGGCGAATATCAACGGTATTCGTTAGAGCGTTCCAACGCAGGACCATATCCGGTCGCAGCCGGTTCCATGTCAATTACCGCTGGTGACTTCGATCACGACGGCGATCTGGATTTCACGATCGGTCAGTTCAATCCTTATGAGACCCCGTCTGTTCGAAGCACCGAATTGCAGCGCAAGTGGTTTACGGTCTACTGGAACGAAGGGATGCCAGAGCAGGTGGATCGTGAGATCAATCAAACGTCAGATTGA
- a CDS encoding GTPase has product MTAELAQMELLAQVDDLIARLRGWVAEPTPWEPVQQSQSLVKRLLLRLEPLRARVEAPLVVATFGGTGVGKSSLVNGLVGHEVTTAGRERPTTTLPIVLAHPQTDLSTYHLPLDSGDDELQIVRVESPLLRDIVIIDCPDPDTTESETATSNLARLHRLLPYCDVLLYVGTQQKYRSARVSEELMQAANGCRVVFIQSHADLDSDIRDDWRKQLSPQFQVAEMFFVNSKQALQEQKNGIRPTGEFGRLLDLLMQELSATQRVRIRRSNLMGLVQEVLTHAREVLANHAPLVARLEKALAEQRHRTTERMAERLEEELLVSRGLWERRLLGQVTEMWGYSPFASMLKLWHSQASLLASFSLMRSHTTAQMALVGLVHGTRWLTSQQQEHEAERRLESLSSLGLTDSELREAQMVISGHVHAAKLDRPLQETNALEHLRHSAAGIQLEFLTDAARRIDVLILEAAKRHSHWTTRLVYEALFILLPAFLLYRVGRNFFYDSFWLEKPLLDTNFYIPALLFFVIWVAVFVMSYTARLRRGLTSRIEVLARELARVQAGAGLFPELEQRCAEFSRHRDRLEQFTANLESIRQSFAVGDGVERLSLKQSAVASKAKEAGLVEQV; this is encoded by the coding sequence ATGACCGCGGAACTGGCGCAAATGGAGTTACTCGCTCAAGTCGACGATCTGATCGCGCGACTGAGGGGGTGGGTGGCTGAACCGACGCCGTGGGAGCCGGTCCAGCAGAGTCAGTCACTGGTAAAACGTTTGCTGCTGCGTCTGGAGCCATTGCGTGCTCGTGTTGAGGCCCCGCTGGTCGTGGCAACATTCGGGGGGACGGGGGTTGGAAAGAGTTCCTTAGTCAATGGACTGGTCGGTCATGAAGTGACGACGGCGGGACGGGAACGGCCGACCACGACGTTGCCCATCGTGCTGGCTCATCCGCAGACGGATCTCTCGACGTACCACCTGCCACTGGACTCCGGAGACGACGAGTTGCAGATCGTGCGCGTCGAGTCTCCGTTGCTGCGCGACATCGTCATCATTGATTGTCCGGACCCCGACACCACGGAATCCGAGACGGCGACCAGTAACCTCGCTCGCCTGCATCGGCTGCTTCCTTATTGCGACGTACTGCTGTATGTGGGGACACAACAGAAGTACCGTTCCGCACGCGTCAGCGAAGAACTGATGCAGGCAGCCAACGGATGCCGGGTGGTGTTTATTCAGTCGCATGCGGATCTCGATTCGGATATTCGCGACGACTGGAGAAAGCAGCTCAGTCCGCAGTTTCAGGTTGCGGAGATGTTCTTCGTCAATTCCAAGCAGGCACTGCAGGAACAGAAGAATGGGATTCGGCCGACGGGAGAGTTCGGGCGGTTGCTGGACCTGTTGATGCAGGAGCTTTCGGCGACCCAGCGTGTTCGGATTCGCCGCAGTAACCTGATGGGGCTGGTGCAGGAAGTCCTGACACACGCTCGCGAAGTCCTGGCCAATCACGCTCCTCTCGTGGCAAGGCTCGAGAAAGCTCTGGCAGAACAGCGTCATCGGACGACCGAGCGGATGGCCGAACGGCTGGAAGAAGAACTGCTGGTCAGTCGAGGGTTGTGGGAGCGGCGGTTGCTCGGACAAGTGACCGAAATGTGGGGCTACAGCCCGTTCGCGTCGATGCTGAAGCTGTGGCATAGTCAGGCCAGCCTGCTGGCTTCGTTTTCGCTGATGCGATCGCATACGACGGCCCAGATGGCACTGGTCGGGCTGGTGCACGGAACTCGCTGGCTGACGTCGCAGCAGCAGGAACACGAGGCAGAGCGCCGGCTGGAGTCTTTATCATCGCTGGGGCTGACCGATTCGGAACTGCGGGAAGCCCAGATGGTGATCTCGGGACATGTTCACGCAGCCAAGCTCGATCGGCCCCTGCAGGAAACCAATGCCCTGGAACATTTGCGCCATTCGGCGGCAGGGATTCAGCTTGAATTCCTGACCGACGCCGCTCGGCGGATTGACGTGCTCATTCTGGAAGCGGCCAAACGGCACTCGCACTGGACGACCCGGCTGGTGTACGAGGCGTTGTTCATACTGTTGCCCGCCTTCCTGCTGTATCGCGTGGGCCGCAACTTCTTTTATGACTCGTTCTGGCTTGAGAAGCCTCTGCTGGACACGAACTTCTATATCCCGGCGCTGCTGTTTTTTGTGATCTGGGTTGCGGTGTTCGTGATGAGCTATACGGCACGTTTGCGACGAGGTCTGACCTCCCGGATTGAAGTTCTGGCCCGCGAACTGGCTCGTGTCCAGGCGGGAGCCGGTTTGTTTCCCGAACTGGAGCAGCGGTGCGCGGAGTTCTCTCGCCACCGTGATCGGCTGGAGCAGTTCACGGCGAACCTGGAGTCGATTCGGCAAAGCTTTGCCGTGGGGGACGGCGTCGAGCGACTGAGCCTGAAGCAAAGCGCCGTGGCGAGCAAGGCGAAGGAGGCGGGTTTGGTCGAACAGGTTTAA
- a CDS encoding FG-GAP-like repeat-containing protein, which translates to MVPLNDQTVPTDAKRAKVRGGSLVIGTVTAVVIGAVGLAFMLSGDESEDQIIEQGRAHLSERQFDLAIQQARRAIERSPELASAWYLLAEATDQKGQYDESLAALTQYSRLRPAEGGRLAMRLGNRWMQKNYVCPAAAAFRLSESLQVEQPQALLYQEQIAAVTGYPRETARCIVELLKRDAYTRGDLMLLTAQMPRIKDRERLEAILHADPKCKSPYLAVALDELDQSHIESAEKILLEVTSTHPDNFEAQGVLAELYAHYRPEKFISWHSKLPSQVQDDSRIWSARGKWLSEKGEINSAIRCLHESLLREPEQLSTTTLLGQLLKSHQHVELGTAFTERAKRLQKIIDLNGRLNESRSEEAMLEMIEELEATGRLWEAWGFCAIYELTFKSPSPRVAAAQARIKPQLSPALPRTRPDTLPGTDFNWTQFELPDLSQQQGERSPLPTDQSSSVTRIQFDDQAKQAGLAFQFVNSCQPGGSRNILETMGAGVAVLDFDLDGRPDLYFPQGSTSPNGSPAGPSDTLYRNLPSMRFEDVTFAANISETSYSQGVAAGDFDNDGFPDLYVANFGRNRLLHNNGDGTFSDVTDIAGLTQTFWTVSCAIADLDGDGFPELFDANYVQGPDILTRICLDQHSEQRVCRPTHFKPAPDTVILNRGDGRFSEQQSEAGLDLSEGMGMGIVIADFNDDQRLDVFVANDMTANHLLINQTTSRDQSLRFVEEAFLRNLALDEHGLSQACMGIACADVNQDRQLDLLVTNFAKEANTLYLSSHDGFYRDATQAAGLRQPSFEPLGFGTQFLDADQDGDFDLIVMNGHIDEFRNEEFQMKPQIFRGEPEGRFTELTPETAGSLFNVRRLGRGMALLDWNRDGRTDFIATDLQGPVLLGVNQSESPYRSLRLKFAGTQSSRDAIGTKLNAILASGMIRSWQLTAGDGYESSNERVIEICIGDADQLKKMEIIWPSGLRSTFDDVPAKGEWIVIEGKPGWVSRNDK; encoded by the coding sequence ATGGTTCCGCTCAACGATCAGACAGTACCGACCGACGCAAAGAGAGCAAAGGTTCGCGGCGGGTCACTGGTAATTGGGACCGTAACCGCAGTTGTGATCGGCGCGGTCGGACTTGCCTTCATGCTGTCGGGCGACGAATCCGAGGATCAGATCATTGAACAAGGCCGAGCCCATCTCTCTGAGCGTCAGTTCGATCTTGCCATCCAGCAAGCTAGACGTGCGATTGAGAGATCACCAGAACTCGCATCGGCCTGGTATCTCCTGGCTGAAGCAACCGACCAGAAGGGTCAGTATGACGAGTCCCTGGCTGCTTTGACCCAGTACTCTCGCCTACGCCCTGCCGAAGGAGGTCGGCTGGCGATGCGGCTGGGTAATCGCTGGATGCAGAAGAACTATGTCTGCCCGGCCGCCGCTGCATTTCGACTCTCCGAAAGCCTGCAAGTCGAACAGCCGCAGGCGCTGCTGTATCAAGAGCAGATCGCGGCAGTGACGGGCTACCCGCGTGAGACCGCCCGCTGCATCGTCGAACTGCTGAAACGCGACGCCTATACGCGAGGGGACTTAATGCTGCTGACAGCCCAGATGCCCCGAATTAAAGATCGTGAGCGTCTGGAAGCAATTCTGCACGCCGATCCCAAATGCAAGTCACCGTATCTGGCGGTTGCACTCGACGAATTAGATCAAAGTCACATCGAGAGCGCAGAAAAAATCCTGCTGGAAGTGACGAGCACGCATCCCGATAACTTCGAAGCTCAGGGAGTTCTGGCGGAACTTTACGCACATTACCGACCCGAGAAATTCATTTCCTGGCACTCGAAATTGCCTTCACAGGTTCAAGACGATTCGCGTATCTGGTCGGCTCGAGGAAAGTGGTTATCGGAAAAGGGCGAAATCAATTCCGCCATTCGATGTCTGCATGAATCGCTGCTGCGAGAACCTGAACAGCTCTCGACGACGACCCTGCTAGGACAACTCTTGAAGTCACATCAGCATGTCGAACTCGGTACAGCCTTCACGGAACGTGCAAAGCGGCTCCAGAAGATCATTGATCTGAATGGACGTTTGAATGAGTCTCGAAGCGAAGAGGCGATGCTCGAGATGATCGAAGAACTGGAAGCAACAGGACGCTTGTGGGAAGCGTGGGGCTTCTGCGCGATTTACGAACTGACATTCAAATCCCCAAGCCCCCGCGTGGCGGCCGCTCAAGCTCGAATCAAGCCTCAACTCTCCCCCGCACTACCGCGCACCAGACCGGACACTCTTCCCGGGACTGATTTCAATTGGACGCAGTTCGAACTGCCAGACCTGTCTCAGCAACAAGGCGAGCGCTCTCCCCTGCCCACTGATCAGAGTTCAAGTGTGACTCGAATTCAATTTGACGATCAGGCAAAGCAGGCGGGCTTAGCTTTTCAGTTCGTCAACTCGTGTCAGCCTGGGGGCAGTCGCAACATTCTGGAAACCATGGGGGCCGGTGTCGCCGTCCTGGATTTTGATCTGGATGGCAGGCCCGATCTGTATTTCCCTCAGGGAAGCACTTCTCCCAACGGCTCACCCGCTGGACCCTCTGACACGCTCTACCGCAACCTTCCCTCCATGCGATTTGAAGACGTGACCTTCGCTGCCAACATCAGCGAAACGTCTTATTCGCAGGGAGTTGCTGCAGGCGACTTCGACAACGATGGCTTTCCGGATCTGTACGTCGCCAACTTCGGTCGTAACCGACTGCTTCACAATAATGGCGACGGCACATTTTCTGACGTCACAGACATCGCTGGCCTGACACAGACGTTCTGGACCGTCAGTTGTGCCATCGCTGATCTCGACGGTGACGGCTTTCCAGAACTGTTTGATGCCAACTATGTTCAGGGACCGGACATCCTGACCAGAATCTGTCTGGATCAGCATAGCGAACAGCGAGTCTGTCGTCCGACACACTTCAAACCAGCTCCGGACACCGTCATTTTGAATCGCGGTGACGGCCGGTTTAGCGAGCAGCAGTCGGAAGCGGGCCTCGATCTCTCGGAAGGAATGGGGATGGGGATCGTCATTGCTGACTTCAACGATGATCAACGGCTCGACGTTTTTGTCGCAAACGACATGACTGCTAACCATCTTCTGATAAACCAGACAACCTCCCGCGACCAATCACTCCGATTCGTTGAGGAGGCTTTTCTGAGAAATCTCGCACTGGATGAACACGGACTTTCGCAAGCGTGCATGGGAATCGCGTGCGCGGACGTCAACCAGGATCGCCAGCTTGATCTACTGGTCACCAATTTCGCAAAAGAAGCGAATACTCTTTATTTATCAAGCCATGACGGATTTTATCGAGATGCAACCCAGGCGGCCGGTCTTCGTCAGCCCAGCTTCGAACCACTGGGATTTGGCACTCAGTTTCTGGATGCTGACCAGGATGGCGACTTTGACCTCATCGTCATGAATGGGCATATCGACGAATTCAGGAACGAAGAGTTTCAAATGAAGCCTCAGATCTTCCGGGGCGAACCGGAAGGCCGATTCACAGAACTGACCCCGGAGACGGCCGGATCCCTTTTTAACGTCCGGCGTCTGGGACGCGGAATGGCATTACTCGACTGGAACCGGGACGGTCGAACGGATTTCATTGCAACAGATCTGCAAGGGCCTGTGCTGCTGGGGGTGAATCAATCCGAATCCCCCTATCGTTCACTCCGCCTGAAATTTGCCGGGACTCAAAGCAGTCGAGATGCGATTGGAACGAAGCTCAATGCGATCCTCGCTTCCGGCATGATCAGAAGCTGGCAGCTGACCGCGGGTGACGGATATGAGTCGAGCAATGAACGAGTGATTGAAATCTGCATCGGTGATGCGGATCAATTGAAAAAGATGGAGATCATCTGGCCTTCGGGTTTGCGATCCACCTTTGATGACGTCCCGGCCAAAGGGGAATGGATCGTGATCGAAGGGAAGCCCGGGTGGGTTTCTCGAAATGACAAGTAA
- a CDS encoding HAD-IIA family hydrolase, producing the protein MSATTSVRLRQVRGVLFDMDGVIYVGTRLLPGVQEMFDYLERTGRKWLCVTNNASRTPAQFVEKLTEMGVKARPEQILGSAEATAGWLAEQIEHQGWPKGKIIIVGQDGLRSALQQYGFELTLEPTEATYAIAGINFEVTYEELARVSLAIRNGARFLGTNSDPSYPSERGLLPGAGSILALLQAATEVAPTVIGKPNRGMYDQALHRIGLQPSEVMMVGDRYDTDIAGALAIGLTTTGVLTGISKRQEFESAAVPPHFIADNLVHLRQLFEQQDAV; encoded by the coding sequence GTGTCTGCAACCACCTCCGTTCGTCTTCGGCAAGTCCGTGGTGTCCTGTTCGACATGGATGGCGTCATCTACGTCGGTACGCGACTCCTGCCGGGCGTCCAGGAAATGTTCGACTATCTGGAACGAACCGGTCGGAAGTGGTTATGCGTCACCAACAACGCCAGCCGAACCCCCGCCCAGTTTGTGGAAAAACTGACGGAAATGGGGGTGAAAGCCCGGCCCGAACAGATCCTGGGCAGCGCGGAAGCAACCGCAGGCTGGCTCGCCGAACAGATTGAGCATCAGGGCTGGCCCAAGGGCAAGATCATCATCGTCGGGCAGGATGGACTCCGTTCCGCCCTGCAGCAGTACGGGTTTGAACTGACCCTGGAACCGACCGAAGCGACGTATGCCATCGCGGGAATCAACTTCGAAGTCACCTATGAGGAACTCGCTCGCGTCTCGCTGGCGATTCGCAATGGAGCTCGATTTCTCGGAACCAATTCCGATCCCAGTTATCCCAGCGAACGAGGACTGCTCCCCGGAGCAGGCAGCATCCTTGCCTTGCTTCAGGCCGCCACCGAAGTCGCACCGACGGTGATCGGAAAGCCCAACCGCGGGATGTACGACCAGGCACTCCACCGTATTGGTCTGCAGCCGTCGGAAGTCATGATGGTCGGCGATCGATACGACACCGACATCGCCGGCGCGCTCGCAATCGGCCTGACAACCACTGGCGTGCTGACTGGTATCAGCAAACGCCAGGAGTTTGAATCGGCCGCCGTACCGCCTCACTTTATTGCAGACAATCTGGTCCATCTGCGGCAACTGTTTGAACAGCAGGATGCGGTATAG
- a CDS encoding DUF1559 domain-containing protein yields MSLRRRKAFTLIELLVVIAIIAVLIALLLPAVQQAREAARRTQCKNNLKQIGLALHNYHDTFNVFPFAMSFPGTKNVTGMVMLLPYFDQAPLYNSLNFNLPMGKWNFNGGALTTMPPQNIAASTAKMAALLCPSDNGNPFQPDDPTYYGAQVGGQTSKTSYGFSVAQGDPNGWGSAGAPNVGALWTSEGMYTKCMFGFESNTNLRDLSDGSTNTVAIAETTLNCYNGPGQPWAILQHVGGASVMFAAGGTSGNAKINDWFAPASWASWTAEKGIPGRLISWGSPGSIHTGGMQVTLGDGSVRFLSENLDSITRMRLGYIADGNPIGEF; encoded by the coding sequence ATGAGTTTGCGACGAAGAAAAGCGTTTACGCTGATTGAGCTGTTGGTTGTGATTGCGATCATCGCTGTTTTGATCGCTTTATTGCTGCCCGCGGTCCAACAGGCTCGCGAGGCAGCACGCAGGACACAGTGCAAAAACAATCTGAAACAGATTGGTCTCGCGCTGCATAACTACCACGACACCTTTAATGTTTTCCCGTTTGCGATGTCGTTTCCCGGGACAAAGAACGTCACTGGCATGGTGATGTTACTTCCTTACTTTGATCAGGCTCCGCTTTACAATTCACTGAATTTCAACTTGCCCATGGGAAAGTGGAATTTCAATGGGGGCGCTCTGACGACCATGCCCCCGCAGAACATCGCAGCCTCCACGGCAAAAATGGCTGCCCTTTTGTGTCCGTCTGACAATGGAAACCCATTTCAGCCAGACGATCCAACTTACTATGGCGCTCAGGTCGGCGGACAGACCTCCAAAACGAGCTACGGCTTCAGCGTCGCTCAAGGCGATCCCAACGGATGGGGTTCCGCAGGTGCACCAAATGTCGGAGCATTGTGGACATCGGAAGGGATGTACACAAAGTGTATGTTCGGTTTTGAATCCAACACGAATCTGCGTGATCTCAGCGACGGTAGCACCAATACGGTTGCAATCGCAGAAACGACGTTGAACTGTTACAACGGCCCCGGTCAACCATGGGCGATCCTACAGCACGTCGGTGGGGCATCCGTCATGTTTGCCGCCGGTGGCACCTCGGGTAATGCCAAAATCAACGATTGGTTTGCCCCCGCAAGTTGGGCTTCCTGGACGGCTGAGAAAGGAATTCCCGGAAGACTGATTAGCTGGGGAAGTCCCGGAAGTATCCACACGGGTGGGATGCAGGTGACGCTGGGGGATGGATCCGTTCGGTTCCTGAGCGAAAACCTGGACTCGATTACCCGGATGCGACTTGGATACATTGCTGACGGAAACCCGATCGGTGAATTCTAA